A window of the Phaseolus vulgaris cultivar G19833 chromosome 5, P. vulgaris v2.0, whole genome shotgun sequence genome harbors these coding sequences:
- the LOC137834600 gene encoding phosphatidylinositol/phosphatidylcholine transfer protein SFH13-like — translation MSISGFEGQCSHEESRERRSDVENSEDERRWSRIGTLKKKAMSASSRFTHSLKKRGKRKIDYRVPSVSIEDVRDAGEETAVHELRQKLVERGSLPPRHDDYHTLLRFLKAREFNIEKTVQMWEEMLAWRKEYGTDTILEDFEFGELEEVLQYYPQGYHGIDREGRPVYIERLGKAHPSRLMRITTIDRYLKYHVQEFERALHEKFPACSIAAKRRISSTTTILDVQGLGMKNFSRTAASLLSAMANIDSNYYPETLHQMYIVNAGSGFKKMLWPAAQKFLDSKTVAKIQIVEPKSLYKLLEVIDSSQLPDFLGGCCTCASEGGCLRSNKGPWNDPDIMKLVNNEETKFVRQIIKVPDGQQKFDFFQMHHPLKERCSDTSTAESGSDMNEYSSPNRYRSCPYPYLAPVCEEVKAPDLNGYYSCDDSSLAAEKVIESDHFRRNREQPMQTSYVGNVACRTDSGGTSGSSWFSIVKEKVEKINALYVARILTYFTEKLVTLLRHLTFEFWRTQNNVHPSITMEHNINYHSAPVEAASEREYTLPCIQRLQRIEKIFEELNNKPDGMPQEKEKMLMDSMDRIKSVEFDLEKTKRVLHATVIKQLEIAELLENLKKTKCRQRRPFC, via the exons ATGTCTATATCAG GGTTTGAAGGACAATGTAGTCATGAGGAGAGTAGAGAGAGGAGGTCTGATGTTGAGAACTCGGAAGATGAGAGACGGTGGTCGAGAATTGGGACCTTGAAAAAGAAGGCCATGAGTGCTTCCTCCAGATTCACTCATTCTCTTAAGAAAAGAGGGAAAAGGAAAATTGATTACAGGGTTCCCTCTGTGTCCATTGAGGATGTAAGAGATGCTGGGGAGGAGACTGCTGTTCATGAATTGCGCCAAAAACTTGTTGAAAGGGGATCTTTGCCTCCTAGGCATGATGACTACCATACATTGTTAAG GTTTCTTAAAGCTAGGGAGTTCAACATTGAGAAGACAGTTCAGATGTGGGAAGAAATGCTTGCGTGGCGAAAGGAATATGGAACTGATACTATCCTTGAG GATTTTGAATTTGGAGAGCTGGAAGAAGTATTGCAGTATTATCCTCAAGGGTACCACGGGATTGACAGGGAAGGTAGGCCAGTTTACATTGAGAGACTTGGGAAAGCACATCCGAGCCGCCTAATGCGCATCACCACAATAGATCGATATTTGAAATATCATGTCCAGGAGTTTGAGAGGGCTCTTCATGAGAAATTTCCAGCATGTTCCATTGCAGCAAAGAGACGGATTTCTTCAACAACAACGATATTGGATGTACAGGGCCTG GGGATGAAAAATTTCTCACGGACTGCAGCTAGTCTCTTGTCTGCTATGGCAAATATAGATAGCAATTACTATCCTGAG ACATTGCATCAAATGTATATCGTCAATGCTGGTTCTGGGTTTAAGAAGATGCTTTGGCCTGCTGCACAGAAGTTTCTTGATTCCAAAACTGTTGCTAAGATACAG ATTGTTGAACCTAAGTCTTTGTATAAACTACTGGAAGTCATTGACTCTAG TCAGTTGCCAGACTTTCTGGGTGGTTGTTGTACATGTGCTTCAGAAGGTGGATGTCTTCGGTCTAACAAGGGCCCATGGAATGATCCTGACATCATGAAG CTGGTAAATAATGAGGAGACAAAATTTGTGAGGCAAATCATCAAAGTACCCGACGGGCAACAAAAATTTGACTTCTTTCAAATGCACCACCCATTGAAG GAACGATGCAGTGATACATCAACAGCCGAATCGGGGTCTGATATGAATGAGTACTCCTCTCCCAACAGATACAGGAGCTGTCCTTATCCTTATTTAGCCCCAGTTTGCGAAGAA GTTAAAGCACCAGATCTCAATGGCTACTACAGTTGTGATGATAGTTCTCTAGCAGCGGAGAAAGTGATTGAAAGCGATCATTTTCGCCGTAATCGAGAGCAGCCAATGCAAACTAGTTATGTAGGGAATGTTGCTTGTAGAACAGATTCAGGAG GTACTTCTGGCAGCAGTTGGTTCAGCATTGTTAAGGAAAAAGTAGAGAAAATAAATGCCTTATATGTGGCAAGAATACTGACATATTTCACTGAAAAACTAGTTACACTCCTCCGTCATTTAACATTCGAATTTTGGAGAACACAGAACAATGTTCACCCATCGATTACCATGGAACATAACATTAATTACCATTCAGCACCTGTTGAAGCAGCTTCTGAAAGAGAATATACTCTTCCGTGTATTCAACGTCTTCAGAGAATAGAAAAAATCTTTGAGGAACTTAACAACAAACCTGATGGTATGCCTCAGGAGAAGGAGAAAATGCTTATGGATTCCATGGATAGGATAAAATCTGTTGAGTTTGACCTTGAAAAGACCAAGAGG GTACTACATGCTACAGTGATTAAGCAGCTTGAGATTGCTGAATTGCTGGAGAActtgaagaaaacaaagtgcAGA CAAAGAAGGCCATTCTGTTGA
- the LOC137834602 gene encoding GPI-anchored protein LLG1, with translation MVFSPHQRFWVSSSFLLLFWVLSVSSLTPTFLSDHVFDSQALTGRNLLQAKKGCSVNFEFLNYTIITSKCKGPHYPPKECCNSFKEFACPYADVINDLTNECATTMFSYINLYGKYPPGLFSNECREGKLGLECPALSPSASEDDTSNQVVHCPSLLLMLTTCFLILLF, from the exons atggtGTTTTCTCCCCACCAACGCTTCTGGGTTTCTTCCTCGTTTCTCCTCCTCTTCTGGGTCCTCTCTGTTTCTTCTCTCACACCCACTTTCCTTTCTG ACCACGTTTTCGATTCTCAAGCACTTACTGGTCGGAACCTCCTTCAGGCGAAAAAAG GTTGTTCTGTGAACTTTGAGTTTCTAAACTACACAATAATCACAAGCAAGTGCAAAGGGCCCCATTACCCTCCCAAAGAATGTTGTAATTCATTTAAAGAGTTTGCTTGCCCTTATGCAGATGTTATAAATGATCTAACAAATGAGTGTGCAACAACCATGTTTAGTTACATCAATCTCTATGGAAAATACCCTCCTGGTCTCTTTTCCAATGAGTGTCGTGAAGGGAAGCTTGGTCTTGAATGTCCTGCATTGTCACCATCAGCATCTGAAGATGACACTTCAAATCAAGTTGTACACTGTCCATCTCTGTTGCTCATGCTCACAACCTGCttcttaattttgttattcTGA